The DNA window CTTTGCCGGTTTCGTCTTTTTTGCCCTCGTACCATTTGCCAGTGTAGTTTAAGCCTTCTTTAGGTAATTCTTGTCCCATTCCAAGCCAGTATGGTTTGCCATCTTTTACTAGAATGTTGGAGAAGATGATTTCGCCTGGGTTAGTGAGAACCTTCCAGATTAAGGCATCATCTTTGGGGTTAACGTCCTGTATGATGCCAAAAATGCCTGATTCCACGTTAACTGCGCGGGCTACAGAGTCAATATCGCGGATGTATGCGATGTCATCTCCAAGGATGGTTTCGCCGGGCAGCATAGCAGTTGAGGTTTTTCCGCATGCACTTGGGAAAGCACCTGCAAAGTAGGTTTTACGCTTGTTTGGACCAAACACACCCATAAGCAACATGTGCTCAGCCAGCCAGCCTTCACTGCTTGCCTTACGAATGGCAAGGCGGAAAGCGAGTTTTTTGAAGCCAACACTGTTTCCAGCATACTGGGTGTTTACGCTGTAAATGGTGTTGTCCATGTGGTCAATGTAGATGCATTTTTTGTTATGGTCTGCGCTGACCATGTCCTCTGTTAGTCTTCCTGCAGAGTGCAGCACACATAAAAAGTCGCTTTTTGGTCCTGCCTTAACAAACTGTTCATAGCCTGGGCGGTACAGAAGGCTTTCAGTGTGGGCAACGTACCATGAATCAGTGCATTGCAAGCCAAGAATTGTAAAAACAGAGTCAGCAGGTCCTAGGGAAATAAAGCGGACAATCATTGTTTTTTCTGTCATTGAGTTACGCAGTAAATCGCGGACTTCGCCTAAACCTTCCTGCCTGTCTATCTGATTGAGTGCTTTGCTTAAAGTAACACCTTTGGGTACAAGATATTTGGTTGCTTGGCGGTCTCGGCCTTGGTCGTGTTCACCATCAAAATGGATTGTGTGGCCTTCAAGAGTCAGGATTGCTTGTTCTTCGCCTGAGGCTATTGCCATTTTTCTTAGGTGTTCGAGGTCTTGGGGTGAGTCGCTGCAGATAAAAATTTCTTTGGGATGGCACAAATCACTTCTTTTAGCGATGAACTCGTGCACGATTGGGTTGCCAATTGCGCTTAGTTTTTTGAAATCTGCTGGGCTTAATTTTGGTTGGAGTGCTTCAAGATATGCATTCATTAAAGTTCACTTAAAGTTGGTTTACGTTTCCAGGTACTCTTGGGAAGGGTTGGCACTCAGCAATATGTTTTACTCCGGTAATCCATCCGACTATGCGTTCCATTCCGATGCCGCCGCCAGCTGTGGGTCTTAGCCTGCCTTCTTCTGCCATTTTGAGTACGAGGGAATAGTTTTCTTTGTTGACTTGGTCACGTTCGATTTTGGTTAAGATTTTACTATATTCATATTCACGTTTGGCACCTGAGAGAACCTCACCAAAATCAGGCATAAACAGGTCATAGTTGTCCCATTTGCCAGTTGTAAAGTCTTCAAAATCGTAAAATTCTCTTGGAATGTTAGTTACCCATGCAGGCTCGGTTATTTCATTTGCTATACCTGCTTCCCAATCTACACCATATTTGGCTTCTAAATCTGCGCGGTCATACACTTTGAAGGGACGTGTTGGAACTTTTAGGGAGTCACATCTGCAAAGCAGGTTTAATTCGGGTTCCATATCCTTCTGCAAGTCTTTGACGAGAGTGCAGATGGCTTCTTCAACTAATGTAAAAACATCCTTTGAGCTTGCATCACATAATTCAAAGTCTAACTGGGTAAACTCGTAGATGTGTTTGCCTGTTTGGGCGCGTGCTGCTTTTTCTATGCGGATGTTTGGTGAGAGAATGAATAGTTTGGGGTAGGCTGTTGAGGCAGCGATGAGTTTGTGGATAATCATGCTGGCGGTTGTGCGGACTGGTTTTCCGTAAATGTCTACTTCTATGCGTTTTTCGATGGACGCGCCTGGGTCTGGCCAGAGGGGGTCGGTGCTTTGGCTTAGCGCAACGGGTAGGAGCCATTGGAAGCCTTTGTTGGTGTAGGTGTTTGTTAGGCTTTTTAGGGTGTAGGTCATGATTTTGCCTATGCAGGCTTTTCTTTCTATTTCAGTTGGAGTTAGTTGTTCTAGTGATTTTGGAATTGGAATAACTTGCTGAGTTTGCATTTTAATCACTGGATTTTTAATTATGGGTGTTAAGGTACCAAAAGACGATTATAAATTTATTACTGAAAAACCTGAAGATTTTACCATTTCCTGCAGATTTTTATACTTGAGCATTGTAATATTTACACATGAGCATTAAACTTGACCAGAAAGACCTCGCCATCCTACAAATCATCCAAGAAAACAGCAAACTAACCGCCAACCAAATAGGCAAAAAAATCAACGTACCAATCACCACTGTCTTCGCAAAAATTAAACGCATGGAAGAAGCAGGCATAATCAAAGAATACCGCGCCATCCTCGCACCAGAAAAAATCAATACCGCAACCGCAGCCTTCATATTAGCATCAGTATCATACAATAACTCCCAAGTTACACAGCGAGAAGTTGCCATGGAAATCGCCAAACTATTAGAAGTCCAAGAAGTCCATATAATAACAGGCGACTGGGACTTGCTCATTAAACTCCGCGCAGAAAACGTGGAAGCCATCGGCAAATTCGTAGTTGACAAACTCCGCTCCATCAAAGGCTTAGACAAAACCTTGACCTGCATGGTTTTTGAAACAGTCAAAGAAACAACCAGTCTGCCGACGCCACCAAAGAAGAACTCCCTCTAAGTTGACGACTAATAGTTTATTTTCTTGTGAAGTAGAGCACAGCGATGCAATCGTTAAGTTGCGTTGGCTCTCGTGCTTTCTTGAAGCCTGACTCTAGAAATTTGTTCTCTACCAAAGTTTTGAGTTCTTTGGTGTGAGTTTCGATGAAGTAAAAATCAACTAATCCCAAAACCTCTGGGTCTATACTGGTTAAGCATTTTTCGGCTCCTTCACAGTCAATTTTTGCAATATCGGGTTTACTTTCCAAAATGACGCGGGAGATATTTTTGATTTTAATGACAGCTTGCTTTTGTCCTCTGCTTAATAATCCAAAGCCTATATCTATCTTGTCATAGTTGATAACCTGTGTTCCATCCGTCTCCCCGATGCCTTCATTATACAATTCAGCATTAATGTGATTTAACCGGATATTTTCCTTAATCAATTCTTGATACTCAGCAATGGGTTCGTATATGACGACTTTAGCTGCACCTATACTTGAGAAATACGCGGCTGTTTCACCGCAGAAGCCACCAACATCCAGCACCACTTTGTTTTGGAAGTTGTTTTCGTAGAGTTTCTCTTCGAGACATTCGATAAAGTATACATAAAGTACGTCCATGGGACCGATGAGGTTGAGTTTTTCAGATTTTATTTCAAAGAGGTTTTCGCCTGTTTGCTCTATGCTATAGACAGAGCCGTCTTTGCAGAGGTCATATTGGGTTAAGGTTCGCTTAATAGTCCAGTTTCGGCTATTTAGGTCAAGCAATAAATCGAACAAGAAACGACCGGTTGCGGGATAGTTTGTTTGGTAGACAAAGCCATCTTTTTTGATTATACATCCGCTGCCAGTTTTTTCTATGCTGTACCCTTGCTTTTGCAGTTTCCAAAACCAGTCCCTTAGCAGGGTATACTGCAAGTAGTTTGTTTTTGCCTCGACACCGTTTCTAAACCTGATTATTTGAGGGGTTTGGGATTTTCTTAGCCGCATAACACTCCAAAAGCCACGTGTTGTTAGAATAGTTCGATATAACCCACTAAGTGTCGGCATAACGGTAATCCCCAATAACATAGCTTTGTATCATAAACATCTTTCGCGTTTTATAAAAAGAAAAATTGAGTTAAACAGAACTTGAATAGTACAGCAGCGGCAGCGCCAGAAGCACTGTGTTTTTTCCCTTGGATGTTAAGGTGTATTCCACACGAAGCGGCGGTCCCGATGTGATGTTACGGGTTATGTAGCCGTTTTTTTGGAGCATTTTGAGTTTGTCGGAGAGGGTTCTGGAGTTTACGGTTAGTGTTTTTTTGATTTCTCCAAATCCGATGGCGTCTTTGAGGAAGAGGGTGTAGAGGATTTCTAGGCTCCATTTTTGGAAGAGCAGGTTGAAGGTTTCTTGTAGGCTGTCGAGTTCGAGTTTGAGTTCGGTGGGGGTGATTTTTTGGGTTTCTACGATTTGGCTGAAGGTTTCTTCTACGCCTTTGAGGACTTGGTTCATGCGGGTTTCGACGATTTTGCGGAATTCAGCGCTCAATGTTAATGGTGGGTTGCTCATTGCGGGTTACACCTGGTGTATTGTGGCTCACTTCACCCTTTATAAGGGTTTACTTATACAACAAGGTATACAAAGTAAAGTAACTTGGAGGGCACATTAATGGAAAAATATGACGCCATAGTAGTAGGTGCTGGAACAGCAGGCTGCCTCGCAGCAAAAACCATCGCCGAAAAAGGCTTAAAAGTAGCAATAGTTGAAAAAAAACCCAAAGATGAAATCGGAAAAAAAATCTGCGGTGACGCCCTAGGCGAGCACCACCTAACATTTTTGGGACTTGAAAAACCCAACGGCGGCGAATTAGAAACCAAAATCGACGGCATGAAAATCTTCTCCCCAGACGAAAACACAGTCTTTACCGTCGCAGACAACGATTTCAAAGGCTACATCCTCAACAGGCACCTATTTGGTCAATGGTTACTCAAAAAAGCCACCGACACAGGTGCTCAACTAAAAGACAACACAAACCTACGCTCACCTATAATCGAAAAAGGCGCAGTAGTAGGCATCACAGCCAAAAACATGAAAACAGGCGATGTCTGCGAATTGCGCAGCAAAGTAGTCGTTGATGCTACAGGCTATTTTGGTATGGTACGCAAGCAACTTCCAGCCGAACTTGGCATAGACCGTCAAATCGACAACGAAGATGTTGAAGCATGCTACCGCGAAATCCGCACACTTAAACAGAACACTGAAAACACTAGGTACTGCGAAATTTACCTCAACCAAAAAGCATCCCCTGGCGGCTACATCTGGATTTTCCCCTACGGCGGCGCACGCGTAAACGTAGGCATCGGAGCCATCATGAGAAAAACCGGTTACCCCAACCCTAAAGAACA is part of the Candidatus Bathyarchaeota archaeon genome and encodes:
- a CDS encoding helix-turn-helix transcriptional regulator; this encodes MSNPPLTLSAEFRKIVETRMNQVLKGVEETFSQIVETQKITPTELKLELDSLQETFNLLFQKWSLEILYTLFLKDAIGFGEIKKTLTVNSRTLSDKLKMLQKNGYITRNITSGPPLRVEYTLTSKGKNTVLLALPLLYYSSSV
- a CDS encoding NAD(P)/FAD-dependent oxidoreductase, producing MEKYDAIVVGAGTAGCLAAKTIAEKGLKVAIVEKKPKDEIGKKICGDALGEHHLTFLGLEKPNGGELETKIDGMKIFSPDENTVFTVADNDFKGYILNRHLFGQWLLKKATDTGAQLKDNTNLRSPIIEKGAVVGITAKNMKTGDVCELRSKVVVDATGYFGMVRKQLPAELGIDRQIDNEDVEACYREIRTLKQNTENTRYCEIYLNQKASPGGYIWIFPYGGARVNVGIGAIMRKTGYPNPKEQLYKTAFKKPMFEDSTVETGGAWFDPVRRPLDNMVGNGVVLVGDAASLVNPIHGGGIGPSMLSGHFVGLQIVEALSKGEPTKEALWGYNKRYIDTYGKKQGALDIFKLFLLSCSDEDLNYGMNQKLMTEDDVLKAGMGDDFKLNITETAKRVFRGIRKVGFLNKLHTTVSMMKELSAHYNTYPATPVGFETWQTQTIKIIDEAREKLVK
- a CDS encoding phosphoenolpyruvate carboxykinase (GTP), with the translated sequence MNAYLEALQPKLSPADFKKLSAIGNPIVHEFIAKRSDLCHPKEIFICSDSPQDLEHLRKMAIASGEEQAILTLEGHTIHFDGEHDQGRDRQATKYLVPKGVTLSKALNQIDRQEGLGEVRDLLRNSMTEKTMIVRFISLGPADSVFTILGLQCTDSWYVAHTESLLYRPGYEQFVKAGPKSDFLCVLHSAGRLTEDMVSADHNKKCIYIDHMDNTIYSVNTQYAGNSVGFKKLAFRLAIRKASSEGWLAEHMLLMGVFGPNKRKTYFAGAFPSACGKTSTAMLPGETILGDDIAYIRDIDSVARAVNVESGIFGIIQDVNPKDDALIWKVLTNPGEIIFSNILVKDGKPYWLGMGQELPKEGLNYTGKWYEGKKDETGKDVPAANKNARYAVTLSALENVDPELNNPNGVELGGVMYGGRDAKAYVPVQQSFSWEHGIVAYGASLETETTFATIGKEGVPEINMMSIQDFISIPLGKNVQNNLNFGAKLKKAPLVFGVNYFLRDRETNKYLNTPQDKHVWIKWMELRVHGEAGALKSPTGYLPKYEDLKVLFKEVLDKDYSKEDYIKQFTLRVPENLAKIERVSQFYQENVTEIPLEMFGILYLQRSRLLEAQEKYGDYISPENFSEE
- a CDS encoding FkbM family methyltransferase, with the protein product MPTLSGLYRTILTTRGFWSVMRLRKSQTPQIIRFRNGVEAKTNYLQYTLLRDWFWKLQKQGYSIEKTGSGCIIKKDGFVYQTNYPATGRFLFDLLLDLNSRNWTIKRTLTQYDLCKDGSVYSIEQTGENLFEIKSEKLNLIGPMDVLYVYFIECLEEKLYENNFQNKVVLDVGGFCGETAAYFSSIGAAKVVIYEPIAEYQELIKENIRLNHINAELYNEGIGETDGTQVINYDKIDIGFGLLSRGQKQAVIKIKNISRVILESKPDIAKIDCEGAEKCLTSIDPEVLGLVDFYFIETHTKELKTLVENKFLESGFKKAREPTQLNDCIAVLYFTRK
- a CDS encoding asparagine synthetase A; this translates as MQTQQVIPIPKSLEQLTPTEIERKACIGKIMTYTLKSLTNTYTNKGFQWLLPVALSQSTDPLWPDPGASIEKRIEVDIYGKPVRTTASMIIHKLIAASTAYPKLFILSPNIRIEKAARAQTGKHIYEFTQLDFELCDASSKDVFTLVEEAICTLVKDLQKDMEPELNLLCRCDSLKVPTRPFKVYDRADLEAKYGVDWEAGIANEITEPAWVTNIPREFYDFEDFTTGKWDNYDLFMPDFGEVLSGAKREYEYSKILTKIERDQVNKENYSLVLKMAEEGRLRPTAGGGIGMERIVGWITGVKHIAECQPFPRVPGNVNQL
- a CDS encoding Lrp/AsnC family transcriptional regulator, whose protein sequence is MSIKLDQKDLAILQIIQENSKLTANQIGKKINVPITTVFAKIKRMEEAGIIKEYRAILAPEKINTATAAFILASVSYNNSQVTQREVAMEIAKLLEVQEVHIITGDWDLLIKLRAENVEAIGKFVVDKLRSIKGLDKTLTCMVFETVKETTSLPTPPKKNSL